Proteins encoded within one genomic window of Rhododendron vialii isolate Sample 1 chromosome 1a, ASM3025357v1:
- the LOC131303581 gene encoding formin-like protein 18 codes for MALFRKLFFRKPPDGLLDISERVYVFDCCVTTDAWEETDYKVYIGRIIGQLRENYPDASMLVFNFREGETESQVANALSEYDMTIMDYPRHYEGCPLLSMEMIHHFLRSSESWLSLGQQNVLLMHCERGGWPVLAFMLAALLIYRKLYTGEQKTLDMIYKQAPRELLHLLSPLNPLPSQLRYLQYVSRRNVASEWPPLDRALTLDCVIIRLIPNFDGEGGCRPIFRVYGLDPLHVPDRTPKVLFSSPKRSKTVRHYKQAECELVKIDINCQIQGDVVLECISLNDDMEREEMMFRVMFNTAFIRSNILIVNRDEIDLVWDAKDQFPKDFRAEVLFSDMDASASVVPVNLSCFEDKDGLPVEAFAKVQEIFSNVDWLGPKTDAALNVLHQITASNIAQEKPDTYSHPHQNAEVITLSHAASPEKQPEKQRSTRLGSYIEGSPKLASEDQLASSSKLSPDRGEQNDEPDFLAISPQTPPPAPPLRPSISDSNGERIASPSSPLAPLHLSSSHLTHHSLSKQSETSLEGSRSCLVTSDNLSCPQSSPCEALDIASSTPPLPAVPLKENSAIQAKPPPPPPPPPPTALPSSTLPLKSSSLDTGWTLPPPPPTTPPPPRTQLLKDTAATTGPCPPKRPPPNPPPPPSAMPLRGNQGVKIGSPSPPTPPPPPTPPVKDNSTIRGGPPPPPPPPPCPPLPSRQAAGPTISPSVPSPPPPPTPSFSSKTLERSPQNSSSVPSAPPPPVPSIKGSNAEKGLSRSLSPAPPTPAPPFSSPSSAKGRGLSRTITSRSNQMKKLKPLHWLKLTRAVQGSLWAEAQKSGEASKAPEIDMSELESLFSAAVPNSDQEGSGRRSGSRSSLVQKPEKVQLIEHRRAYNCEIMLSKVKVPLHQLMSSVLALEDSALDVDQVDNLIKFCPTKEEMELLKGYNGEKEKLGKCEQFFLELMQVPRTESKLRVFSFKMQFGSQVSDLRNNLNVVNSAAEQIRNSVKFKRVMQTILSLGNALNQGTARGSAIGFRLDSLLKLTETRARNNKMTLMHYLCKVLADKLPELIDYSKDLASLEPASKIQLKYLAEEMQAVSKGLEKVVQELSESENDGPVSEEFRKTLKEFLSFAEGEVRSLALLYSGVGRNVDALILYFGEDPSRCTFEQVVSTLLNFVRMFNRAHEENCKQLELDKKKADKEAESDKLKTHGPLKISEHLLHSQIKSLQ; via the exons ATGGCGTTGTTTCGCAAGTTGTTCTTTCGGAAGCCGCCTGACGGGCTTCTCGATATCTCTGAGAGAGTTTACG TGTTTGATTGTTGTGTCACGACTGATGCTTGGGAAGAAACAGATTACAAAGTCTATATAGGACGTATTATTGGTCAACTTCGAGAAAACTATCCTGATGCTTCAATGCTGGTGTTTAATTTCCGCGAGGGAGAGACAGAGAGCCAGGTTGCTAATGCTTTGTCCGAGTATGATATGACCATAATGGACTACCCTCGACATTATGAGGGTTGCCCATTGCTCTCAATGGAGATGATCCATCATTTTCTAAGGTCAAGTGAAAGTTGGCTTTCTCTTGGGCAGCAAAATGTACTTTTGATGCACTGTGAACGAGGTGGTTGGCCAGTTTTGGCTTTCATGTTAGCTGCACTCTTGATTTATAGGAAGCTCTACACAGGGGAGCAGAAGACCTTGGACATGATTTATAAGCAGGCTCCTCGTGAGCTTTTGCATTTGCTGTCACCTCTGAATCCACTCCCTTCTCAACTAAGGTACTTGCAGTATGTATCGAGGAGAAATGTGGCCTCGGAATGGCCTCCTTTGGATAGGGCTCTTACCTTGGACTGCGTCATTATCAGACTGATTCCTAACTTTGATGGGGAGGGAGGTTGCCGTCCAATCTTTCGCGTTTATGGACTGGACCCTTTACATGTTCCTGACCGAACTCCCAAAGTGTTGTTTTCATCTCCAAAAAGGAGCAAAACTGTCCGGCACTACAAGCAG GCAGAATGTGAACTAGTTAAGATTGATATTAATTGTCAAATTCAAGGTGATGTTGTGCTTGAGTGCATCAGCTTGAATGATGATATGGAACGTGAAGAGATGATGTTCCGAGTAATGTTCAACACAGCCTTCATTAGGTCAAACATTTTAATTGTCAATCGGGATGAAATTGACTTAGTATGGGATGCTAAGGATCAATTTCCAAAAGATTTCAGAGCGGAG GTTCTTTTCTCAGACATGGATGCTTCTGCTTCTGTAGTTCCCGTAAATTTGTCTTGTTTTGAGGACAAGGACGGCCTTCCAGTGGAGGCATTTGCTAAAGTTCAAGAGATCTTTAGCAATGTTGATTGGTTAGGTCCAAAGACAGATGCTGCACTTAATGTCCTTCACCAAATAACTGCATCAAATATTGCCCAAGAAAAGCCAGACACTTATTCTCATCCTCATCAGAATGCAGAAGTGATTACCTTATCGCACGCTGCAAGCCCTGAAAAGCAGCCGGAGAAACAAAGGTCCACTAGATTGGGAAGTTACATTGAGGGCTCCCCAAAGTTGGCCTCAGAGGATCAGCTGGCGTCCTCATCTAAACTGTCTCCAGACAGGGGTGAACAAAATGATGAGCCTGATTTTCTGGCCATTTCACCCCAAACACCGCCACCTGCACCTCCATTACGACCTTCCATATCCGATTCCAATGGGGAACGCATTGCATCTCCATCTTCACCTCTCGCGCCTCTTCATCTTTCTAGCTCCCACCTTACTCACCATTCACTTAGCAAACAGTCTGAGACATCTCTAGAAGGAAGTCGTTCTTGCTTGGTTACTTCTGATAATTTATCATGTCCTCAATCTTCCCCTTGTGAAGCTCTTGATATTGCTTCATCAACTCCACCACTTCCGGCAGTACCTTTGAAGGAGAATTCAGCTATTCAAGCTaaaccacctcctcctcctcctccaccacctccaaCTGCACTCCCTTCTTCAACTCTGCCTTTGAAGAGTTCGTCACTTGACACCGGGTGGACACTACCGCCACCTCCTCCCAcaactccaccacctcctcGAACACAACTTTTGAAGGATACTGCTGCTACAACTGGACCTTGTCCCCCCAAACGTCCTCCCCCAAATCCGCCACCACCTCCTTCAGCTATGCCTTTGAGAGGTAACCAAGGTGTGAAAATTGGATCTCCTTCGCCCCCAACACCACCTCCCCCTCCAACCCCACCTGTGAAGGACAATTCAACTATTCGAGGTGGAcctcccccacccccacccccacccccatgTCCTCCTCTTCCTTCTAGGCAAGCTGCAGGACCTACAATTTCTCCTTCAGTTCcctcacctccacctcctcccACACCCAGTTTTTCATCCAAGACTCTTGAAAGGTCACCACAGAATTCTTCAAGCGTCCCTTCTGCACCACCCCCTCCGGTCCCTTCCATTAAAGGAAGTAATGCAGAGAAGGGTTTATCTAGATCTCTTTCTCCTGCACCTCCGACTCCTGCTCCCCCTTTCAGTTCTCCATCCAGTGCAAAGGGACGAGGTTTGTCACGTACCATAACTTCGAGAAGTAATCAAATGAAGAAACTGAAACCATTGCATTGGTTGAAGTTGACAAGAGCTGTTCAAGGAAGCCTATGGGCCGAAGCACAAAAATCTGGTGAAGCTTCCAA GGCACCAGAGATTGACATGTCAGAACTAGAGAGTCTTTTCTCAGCAGCAGTTCCAAATTCAGATCAAGAGGGATCAGGCCGCAGATCAGGTTCTCGTTCTTCACTTGTGCAGAAACCAGAGAAAGTGCAACTG ATTGAACACAGGCGAGCATATAATTGTGAAATTATGCTTTCGAAGGTCAAAGTACCATTGCACCAGTTGATG AGTTCAGTACTTGCCTTGGAGGATTCAGCATTGGATGTTGATCAGGTTGATAACCTCATAAAGTTTTGTCCAACAAAAGAGGAGATGGAACTGCTTAAG GGCTATAATGGCGAAAAGGAAAAGTTAGGAAAATGTGAACAG TTTTTCTTGGAGTTAATGCAAGTGCCCCGTACAGAATCTAAGCTCAGAGTTTTCTCATTTAAGATGCAATTCGGCTCCCAG GTTTCCGACCTTAGAAATAATCTGAATGTGGTCAATTCCGCAGCAGAGCAG ATCAGGAATTCTGTCAAATTCAAAAGAGTTATGCAAACAATTCTTTCATTAGGAAATGCTTTGAATCAGGGTACTGCCAGGG GTTCTGCTATTGGGTTCAGGCTGGATAGCCTCCTGAAACTTACTGAAACACGTGCCCGGAACAACAAGATGACTCTGATGCATTATCTTTGCAAG GTGCTTGCTGATAAACTACCTGAACTTATTGATTACTCAAAGGATCTTGCCAGCTTGGAACCTGCATCAAAG ATACAATTGAAATATTTAGCTGAGGAAATGCAAGCCGTCAGCAAAGGACTGGAGAAAGTTGTTCAGGAATTGTCCGAGTCTGAAAATGATGGTCCTGTCTCAGAAGAATTCCGTAAA ACTTTAAAGGAGTTCCTTTCTTTTGCCGAGGGAGAAGTGAGGTCTTTGGCTTTGCTCTATTCTGGGGTG GGTAGAAATGTTGATGCCTTGATTCTTTACTTTGGCGAAGATCCATCTCGTTGCACATTTGAGCAAG TTGTTTCCACTCTACTCAACTTTGTTAGAATGTTCAATCGTGCGCATGAGGAAAATTGCAAGCAACTTGAGCTTGACAAAAAGAAAGCTGACAAAGAGGCAGAAAGTGACAAGTTGAAAACACATGGTCCACTGAAGATTTCAGAACACTTGTTGCATTCTCAAATCAAGAGTCTCCAATAA